AGCTGGTAGTAGGTTCCGTTGGGTAGCTGTATCAGTGGTGTTCCGTTGATGAACATGAGCTGGGGGTATGTTCTGTTTGTTATGTTTCCTGTGAGGGTGTGCTGTATTATACCGTAGGTTACGGTGCCGTTTTTCACTATCATGTACTTGATGTTCACCGTCCTGTTGAGAACAACTGGAGATGTATACCTCGTACTGTTGTTGGTTGGTATACCGCCGTCAAGGGTGTAGTAGACACCGTCTGAGGGTGCAGCTGTGACCACGAAGTCACCTGACCCCCCTGTAGGCAATTCACCTGTCATTATATCATCGGTTGCTGCTGCCTGACCCATCCCGAGGATGATGGTGGCAACAAAAACCGCCATTAAAACACCATATTTTTCCTTCATTTCATGCCTC
This region of Methanothermobacter thermautotrophicus genomic DNA includes:
- a CDS encoding chitobiase/beta-hexosaminidase C-terminal domain-containing protein yields the protein MKEKYGVLMAVFVATIILGMGQAAATDDIMTGELPTGGSGDFVVTAAPSDGVYYTLDGGIPTNNSTRYTSPVVLNRTVNIKYMIVKNGTVTYGIIQHTLTGNITNRTYPQLMFINGTPLIQLPNGTYYQLGNGNITPYTTPVALTGNTIMKYLKNSTNTTQMGIIKNTPARLVTKVKTSKVRVKKWYKKWYRYHGKWRYKWRYYWTYKQIKQYYQELQATN